The genomic segment CACGAATTCCCGCGCCGCTTCCATGGCTTTTTGATACACCGGAAGCAATTCGTTCGCCGTGGGATGGGCCTCCTGAATTTTCAGCGCGACCTCTTCGATGCTTTTTCCCGGTGCGATCTTGTCCGCCAGCGCCGCCAGCTCTTTCTTCGTCTCGGCGAACAGTTTTTCTCCCAGCGCGAGCAGGCTCTCGGCGTCGTGGCTGAGGAAATGGCGTTTCTTGAGCAGCAGATGGTAGTGCTCCGGCCCGACCGCGTAAACGCCGCGGCTCCTGGAGAGGAGGTCGCGTTCGAGAAATTGCTGAAAGAGCCGGATCGCGTCTTTGGCTTTCTCGATCGCCGCGTGGAAGCGCGGCGGGTCTGTCACGGCGTTCTTCACTCTGGGAATATTTCCCAGATTGTCGAGAAACGAGAGGCCGCCTTTCGCCGATTCGATCGCCATCTCGGTCCAAAGCCGCGGCGGATTGGCCTCCGGCCGGCTCAGGTTGGCGATGCCTTGCTCGATGATTTTTGGCGAGCGTTCAAGACGGCTCAGCAAATTTCCGACGACGTCGTTGGTCGGCCGCACCGTCAGGATGTAGAAATGAGAAGTGGAGAGATACAAATCGGGCAATTTGAAGCGGTAGTCTTCTTTGTTGAATTCGTAGTTTTCGATCGTGAGCCGGCCTTCGAGCAGCGCGTAGTCGATGGTCTCGTCGCGGGACAAGCCTTTAACGGAGACTTGTTTCAAGCCTTTGAGGGAATCCTCGGCGAACGATTTTTCCTCGCGGTACGCCGCGTCCGTGTAGTCTTTCAGTAGGTGATCGTAGCCTTCGATGCCGTAGTGAATCGCCTCGGTCGGATGAAGGTCGAAATAGCGCTTGAAAAAATCCGCTGCGAACTCGGCGAAGGAAGTCATTCATGTGACTTAGCACGATAACTCTGCGCAGGCAATTTTCTTTCTTGTGCGGGAG from the Candidatus Binatia bacterium genome contains:
- a CDS encoding DUF885 domain-containing protein → MTSFAEFAADFFKRYFDLHPTEAIHYGIEGYDHLLKDYTDAAYREEKSFAEDSLKGLKQVSVKGLSRDETIDYALLEGRLTIENYEFNKEDYRFKLPDLYLSTSHFYILTVRPTNDVVGNLLSRLERSPKIIEQGIANLSRPEANPPRLWTEMAIESAKGGLSFLDNLGNIPRVKNAVTDPPRFHAAIEKAKDAIRLFQQFLERDLLSRSRGVYAVGPEHYHLLLKKRHFLSHDAESLLALGEKLFAETKKELAALADKIAPGKSIEEVALKIQEAHPTANELLPVYQKAMEAAREFVRAKRLVSFPPREELRVVYTPEFQRHEIPFAAYLSPSPKDSEQVGYYYVTPVNDDDLLREHNWTGLENTSVHESYPGHHLQFTVANSIPAACTLPRLMNESSVFYEGWALYCEQLMQEQGFLKSVEHRFVMLKDRLWRALRIIIDVKTQTGRMTYDEAADLMVRELHFPRPQAEGDLNWYSQSPAVPMGYALGWSIINRLREREKEKLGPSFDLRKFHDRLLSAGSISLPLVEKRHFSEA